In a genomic window of Ardenticatenales bacterium:
- a CDS encoding helix-turn-helix transcriptional regulator, producing the protein MTIKQAILGYLSWKPLSGYDLKKLFAESAAMHWSGNSNQIYRALVELHQEGLVVREVQSQENLPARKEYTITPTGHDALRRWVQSTPDMPQLRNTFLVQLAWADLLTPAELDDLLARYEEEMRVQVLMLREQAQRGHNAPARTPREMALWRAIDENWISYYETQQTWAHATRQNLSQADS; encoded by the coding sequence ATGACAATTAAGCAGGCTATTCTTGGTTATCTCAGTTGGAAGCCGTTGAGTGGATACGACTTGAAGAAGTTGTTCGCGGAGTCGGCGGCGATGCACTGGTCGGGCAACAGCAACCAGATTTACCGCGCTCTGGTGGAATTGCATCAGGAAGGGTTGGTGGTGCGTGAGGTGCAGTCGCAAGAGAATTTGCCGGCACGCAAAGAATACACCATCACCCCCACAGGCCATGACGCCCTGCGTCGGTGGGTGCAATCCACCCCCGACATGCCCCAGCTACGCAACACCTTCCTGGTGCAGTTGGCCTGGGCGGACCTGCTCACTCCCGCCGAACTGGACGACCTCCTGGCGCGGTACGAGGAAGAGATGCGCGTGCAGGTGCTTATGCTACGCGAGCAGGCACAGCGCGGCCACAACGCGCCCGCCCGCACGCCACGCGAGATGGCTTTGTGGCGGGCGATTGACGAGAACTGGATTTCCTATTATGAGACGCAGCAGACCTGGGCGCACGCCACGCGCCAAAATCTGAGTCAGGCGGATTCGTGA
- a CDS encoding alpha/beta fold hydrolase translates to MTYNPLYKSAAAEQAIMTLYDEALSHWPVPYHTRLIPTRHGDTFVIACGDEGAPPLVLLHGAGTNSAIWIGDVAQYSQRYRVYAVDLLGEAGKSAPNRPPWETPTYAEWLADVLDALAVEQATLVGISQGGWTALKFGVAQPERVTSLALLCPGGVTADRMSFLLRAVVYSLLGRWGVRRMIRLLYAQQPIPAGVEEVFTAVMKGFNARLGVLPLFTDAELARLRMPVLLLGGDQDALRDMAAIAARLHRHLPRLTVSIIPGAGHALVDTVDRVMGFLSEIELPGRFLESRHSRPPSRKLF, encoded by the coding sequence ATGACGTACAACCCGCTTTACAAATCGGCGGCAGCCGAGCAAGCGATTATGACCCTTTACGACGAGGCTTTGTCCCATTGGCCCGTGCCTTACCACACGCGCCTGATCCCGACGCGCCACGGAGACACCTTCGTCATCGCCTGCGGGGACGAGGGCGCGCCGCCCCTTGTCCTGCTGCATGGCGCGGGCACAAACTCGGCCATCTGGATCGGCGATGTGGCCCAGTATAGCCAACGCTACCGCGTTTACGCAGTAGACCTGTTGGGCGAGGCAGGCAAGAGCGCGCCCAATCGTCCCCCCTGGGAGACACCCACCTACGCCGAGTGGCTGGCGGACGTGCTGGACGCGCTGGCGGTCGAACAGGCAACGTTGGTGGGGATTTCTCAGGGCGGCTGGACGGCGCTGAAGTTTGGCGTGGCGCAGCCGGAGCGCGTGACGAGCCTGGCGCTGCTCTGCCCCGGCGGCGTGACGGCGGATCGGATGTCGTTTCTGCTTCGCGCCGTGGTCTATTCGCTGTTGGGTCGGTGGGGCGTGCGCCGCATGATCCGCCTCCTTTATGCCCAACAGCCCATTCCGGCAGGGGTGGAGGAGGTCTTCACGGCGGTGATGAAGGGCTTTAACGCTCGCCTGGGTGTGCTACCTTTGTTCACGGATGCGGAACTGGCGCGGTTGCGGATGCCCGTGCTGCTGTTGGGTGGCGACCAGGATGCACTGCGGGATATGGCGGCGATTGCCGCTCGCCTGCATCGGCATCTGCCCCGGCTGACGGTTTCCATCATTCCCGGCGCGGGGCACGCCCTGGTGGACACAGTGGATAGGGTGATGGGATTTTTGTCTGAAATCGAGCTTCCGGGAAGGTTTCTTGAGAGTCGTCATTCACGGCCACCTTCCCGGAAACTGTTTTGA
- a CDS encoding DUF2202 domain-containing protein — MTVGDEGDTTVDTTSLDNVLSQQDSMALNEQEVADLLFMREEEKLAHDVYLTLYEQWGLRIFQNIANSELTHTEAIRTLLVRYDLADPALDRAVGVFANEGLQALYDQLVAQGSQSLVAALQVGATIEDLDIVDLQNAVARTDNADIVLVYENLMKGSRNHLRAFIATLQKQNGEYQPQYLDQAAYEAIISSPMERGK; from the coding sequence ATGACGGTAGGCGACGAGGGAGATACGACTGTGGATACAACTTCTTTAGACAACGTGCTCAGTCAACAAGATTCAATGGCGCTGAATGAGCAAGAGGTGGCCGATTTGCTCTTTATGCGCGAAGAAGAAAAACTGGCCCACGACGTTTACCTGACTTTGTATGAACAGTGGGGTTTGCGTATCTTTCAAAATATCGCCAACAGCGAGTTGACACATACCGAAGCTATCAGAACGCTACTGGTGCGGTATGATTTGGCTGACCCGGCTCTGGACAGGGCTGTGGGTGTTTTCGCCAATGAGGGTCTCCAGGCGCTGTATGACCAATTGGTGGCCCAGGGAAGCCAGTCACTTGTCGCGGCTTTGCAGGTTGGTGCGACCATTGAGGATTTGGATATTGTCGATCTGCAAAATGCCGTTGCCAGAACCGATAACGCGGATATTGTTCTGGTTTACGAGAATCTGATGAAAGGTTCTCGCAATCACCTGCGCGCTTTTATTGCCACGTTGCAAAAGCAAAACGGGGAATATCAACCACAATACCTTGACCAGGCCGCTTACGAAGCCATTATCAGTTCGCCGATGGAGCGTGGTAAGTAG
- a CDS encoding acyltransferase family protein: MQSENMATVAPATVTDHRRHDVDWLRTLALALLIVYHVTVSFQPWGVYVGFPQNEQPLEGLWLVMMMLNVWRIPIVFVISGMGVRFALARRNWQDLLQDRTIRILVPFVFCVFCIAPISAYFFQKYYEQEIAYTPNAGHLWFLGNIFVYVLLLLPLLTYLKNRPHNALFRFLSRLFSHAGGIVVLVLPLVLEAALTRPDSFVTYQWGFSPDGLYVPAHGFWLGLVCFFIGFLIISVQDAFWPAAEKMRWVVLIAAFLLFLMRLFVFTFWLEMEVGWLVAVESMLWMLAFLGFGAHYLNKPSPRLRYFSAAVYPVYIVHLPTQFVLAYFLLPLSLPAFPKWILLNAGTFAISLLLYEILRRIKLVRPLFGMKARYA; the protein is encoded by the coding sequence ATGCAATCGGAAAACATGGCGACAGTCGCGCCCGCAACCGTCACCGACCATCGTCGCCACGACGTTGATTGGTTGCGGACCCTGGCCCTGGCTTTGCTCATTGTTTATCACGTAACCGTCAGTTTTCAACCCTGGGGCGTCTACGTCGGTTTCCCTCAAAATGAGCAGCCGCTGGAAGGGTTGTGGTTGGTCATGATGATGCTCAACGTCTGGCGCATTCCCATCGTCTTTGTGATTTCCGGCATGGGCGTTCGCTTTGCTTTGGCGCGACGCAACTGGCAAGATTTGCTGCAAGATCGAACGATTCGTATTCTCGTTCCGTTTGTTTTCTGCGTATTTTGCATTGCCCCCATCAGCGCCTATTTTTTCCAGAAGTATTATGAACAGGAAATCGCCTACACGCCCAATGCCGGACATCTCTGGTTCTTGGGGAACATTTTCGTGTACGTCTTGCTCTTGTTGCCGCTACTGACTTATCTAAAGAATCGCCCGCACAATGCCCTGTTCCGCTTTCTGTCCAGATTATTCAGCCATGCGGGCGGGATTGTGGTCCTGGTGCTACCGCTTGTCCTGGAAGCAGCGTTAACCAGGCCAGATTCATTTGTGACCTATCAGTGGGGCTTCAGTCCAGATGGCCTCTACGTGCCGGCGCATGGTTTCTGGCTGGGCCTGGTTTGCTTTTTTATCGGCTTCCTGATCATTTCGGTGCAGGATGCTTTCTGGCCGGCGGCGGAGAAAATGCGCTGGGTTGTGCTGATAGCGGCGTTTTTGCTGTTTTTGATGCGGTTGTTTGTCTTTACGTTTTGGCTGGAAATGGAGGTCGGGTGGTTGGTTGCCGTAGAGTCCATGCTCTGGATGTTGGCATTTCTGGGTTTTGGCGCCCACTATCTCAATAAGCCGTCTCCCCGTCTGCGCTATTTCAGCGCAGCGGTCTATCCGGTGTATATTGTCCATTTACCAACGCAGTTTGTGCTGGCGTACTTCCTTCTCCCTTTGTCGCTGCCGGCATTTCCTAAGTGGATTTTGTTAAATGCCGGCACTTTCGCCATCAGCCTCCTCCTCTACGAAATCCTCAGACGCATCAAATTAGTACGTCCCCTTTTCGGCATGAAAGCGCGTTACGCCTAA
- a CDS encoding universal stress protein has protein sequence MRILIATGGAPHSHIAVRLGGRIAAATNSPLPTLLTVIRHESDRAEGETILAQAQALLAASDAALTEAGEPSVLLRQGAPAEEIIRAASEGAYDLLVMGEKPEHGFVKRLLGPTSTRVIAQLPCPVLIARRDTPALRRFLLCEGWRDPLLLRRLIHPLAPLMQLAQEMTLLHVMSQMVAAPGVPGWELRAEAAELMERHTREGKLLQQDLAALQGVIPHIQPRVRHGLVVDEIVAEADEGDYDLVVIGAHQGEGWARLLLDDITSQIMSQTDRSVLVV, from the coding sequence ATGCGTATCCTCATCGCCACAGGCGGCGCACCCCATTCACACATCGCTGTACGTCTTGGTGGTCGTATCGCCGCCGCCACCAACAGCCCTCTGCCCACCCTGCTCACCGTCATTCGCCATGAAAGTGACCGGGCAGAGGGAGAGACTATACTTGCCCAGGCGCAAGCCCTGCTTGCTGCCAGTGATGCAGCCCTGACGGAAGCCGGCGAGCCTTCCGTCCTGCTGCGCCAGGGCGCGCCCGCCGAAGAAATCATCCGCGCCGCCAGCGAAGGGGCGTATGATTTGCTCGTGATGGGAGAAAAACCTGAGCATGGATTCGTCAAACGATTGCTCGGCCCTACCTCCACCCGCGTCATCGCCCAACTCCCCTGCCCCGTCCTCATCGCCCGCCGCGATACGCCTGCCTTGCGGCGATTCCTTCTCTGCGAAGGGTGGCGCGATCCGCTCTTGCTGCGTCGGCTCATTCATCCATTGGCCCCTCTGATGCAGTTGGCTCAGGAGATGACCCTGCTGCACGTCATGTCGCAAATGGTCGCCGCGCCGGGTGTGCCCGGCTGGGAACTGCGCGCGGAGGCGGCGGAGTTGATGGAGCGGCACACCCGCGAAGGCAAGCTGCTGCAACAGGACCTGGCCGCGCTACAGGGGGTGATCCCGCATATTCAGCCCAGAGTACGGCACGGCCTGGTCGTGGATGAAATCGTGGCCGAAGCCGACGAGGGAGATTACGACCTCGTCGTCATCGGCGCGCACCAGGGTGAGGGCTGGGCGCGATTGCTGCTAGACGACATCACCAGCCAGATCATGTCCCAGACGGATCGCTCCGTGCTGGTTGTCTGA
- a CDS encoding bifunctional acetate--CoA ligase family protein/GNAT family N-acetyltransferase → MTTKIVSRTEKIHDILRYEHHPLDAIFRPRSVAVIGATARPGSVGRTILSNLISSPFGGTVYPVSLKRPAVLGIKAYPNLAAIGDPVDLAVIVTPAPTVPDVVRECVAYGVRGAIIISAGFKETGPEGAALEQEVLTEARRGNMRIVGPNCLGAMSPITGLNATFASTIALPGNVGFISQSGALCTSILDWSLREHVGFSAFVSIGSMLDVGWGDLIYYLGDDPNTKSIVIYMETIGDARSFMSAAREVALTKPIIVIKPGRTQAAAAAAASHTGSLTGSDEVLESAFRRCGVLRVNDISDLFAMSEVLAKQPLPRGRRLTIVTNAGGPGVLATDSLISGGGELAMISAETEAKLNEILPPHWSHGNPIDVLGDASPERYARTLEVAAADPNSDGLLVILTPQAMSDPTETAVELKEVSHRLKKKPVLASWMGGAEVNEGEAVLNKAGIPTFDYPDTATEMFNYMWRYSDNLRSLYETPVLPAGTEEGAPDRTLAETVIRAARQAGRTILTEFESKQIFAAYGIPTVDTRVAASADEAEALAAAIGYPVVLKLHSGSITHKTDVGGVQLNLADAAAVRQAFTRIAAGARDYAAQAGRDPLPDDFLGVTVQPMVKLEGYEIIVGSSPDPQFGPVLLFGTGGTLVEVFQDRALGLPPLNTTLARRMMERTKIYRALRGVRGRASVDLSALEQIMVRFSQLVAEQALIKEIDINPLLASPEQILALDARVVLYPSEVTEPPQLAIRPYPTQYIQPWTLRDGTAVNIRPIRPEDEPLMGQFHQGLSAQSVFMRYFHTLDLSQRVAHERLTRICFIDYDREMALVATLRDAHTGERRVIAAGRLSKIAGTADAEFAMLIHDDYQRQGVGTELLRRLLDVARDEGLQRVLAYMLPENVGMKRVCQRLGFRFHFNDGVLEAILTL, encoded by the coding sequence ATGACCACGAAAATTGTCTCCCGTACGGAGAAAATCCACGACATCCTCCGTTATGAACATCATCCGCTCGATGCCATCTTCCGCCCGCGCAGCGTTGCCGTTATTGGCGCAACGGCACGCCCCGGTAGCGTGGGGCGCACCATTCTTTCCAATCTGATCAGCAGCCCGTTTGGCGGAACCGTGTATCCCGTCAGCCTGAAGCGGCCAGCTGTGTTGGGCATCAAGGCGTACCCCAACCTGGCGGCCATCGGCGATCCCGTTGACCTGGCCGTAATTGTCACGCCCGCCCCCACCGTGCCGGACGTGGTGCGCGAGTGCGTTGCTTATGGCGTGCGCGGGGCCATCATCATTTCCGCCGGATTCAAAGAAACAGGACCGGAAGGGGCGGCATTGGAGCAGGAAGTGTTGACGGAAGCGCGCCGGGGCAACATGCGCATCGTTGGCCCCAACTGCCTCGGCGCCATGAGTCCTATCACCGGACTAAACGCCACGTTTGCCAGCACCATTGCCTTGCCGGGGAACGTGGGCTTTATCAGCCAGAGTGGCGCCCTTTGCACCTCGATCCTGGACTGGAGCTTGCGCGAGCACGTCGGATTCAGCGCCTTCGTTTCCATTGGGTCCATGCTGGACGTGGGGTGGGGCGACCTGATTTACTACCTGGGCGACGATCCCAACACCAAAAGCATCGTCATCTACATGGAAACCATCGGCGACGCCCGCTCATTTATGTCCGCGGCGCGGGAAGTGGCCCTGACCAAGCCCATCATCGTGATCAAGCCAGGGCGCACCCAGGCCGCCGCGGCCGCCGCCGCCTCGCATACCGGGTCGCTCACCGGCAGCGACGAGGTGCTGGAATCGGCTTTCCGCCGCTGCGGGGTGCTGCGCGTGAATGATATTTCTGATCTGTTTGCCATGTCCGAGGTGTTGGCGAAGCAGCCGCTGCCGCGTGGCCGCCGCCTGACGATTGTGACGAACGCGGGCGGGCCGGGTGTATTGGCGACGGATTCGCTCATTTCTGGGGGGGGTGAACTGGCGATGATTTCCGCGGAGACGGAAGCGAAGTTGAATGAGATTCTGCCGCCGCACTGGAGCCACGGAAACCCGATTGACGTGCTGGGAGACGCCAGCCCGGAACGGTATGCGCGCACGCTGGAGGTGGCGGCGGCGGACCCCAACAGTGATGGTTTGCTGGTGATTCTGACGCCGCAGGCGATGTCGGACCCGACGGAGACGGCGGTGGAGTTGAAGGAGGTGAGCCATCGTTTGAAGAAGAAGCCGGTGCTGGCCAGTTGGATGGGGGGCGCGGAGGTGAATGAGGGGGAGGCTGTGCTGAATAAGGCCGGCATTCCCACATTCGATTATCCTGATACGGCCACGGAGATGTTCAACTATATGTGGCGATACAGTGATAATTTACGCAGCTTGTATGAGACGCCCGTTTTGCCGGCAGGAACCGAGGAAGGCGCACCTGATCGTACCCTGGCAGAAACGGTCATCCGCGCCGCGCGGCAGGCGGGGCGCACCATCCTCACCGAATTCGAGTCTAAGCAAATCTTCGCCGCCTATGGCATTCCCACCGTGGACACCCGCGTCGCCGCCAGCGCCGACGAAGCCGAGGCACTGGCCGCCGCCATTGGCTACCCTGTCGTCCTCAAACTCCATTCCGGCTCCATCACGCACAAAACGGACGTGGGCGGTGTGCAGTTGAACCTGGCGGACGCGGCCGCCGTGCGTCAGGCATTCACGCGCATTGCCGCCGGCGCCCGCGACTATGCGGCGCAGGCGGGGCGCGATCCCCTGCCGGACGACTTCCTGGGGGTGACGGTGCAGCCAATGGTGAAACTGGAAGGGTACGAAATTATCGTCGGCAGCAGCCCAGACCCCCAGTTTGGCCCGGTGTTGCTGTTCGGCACTGGCGGGACGTTGGTGGAGGTGTTTCAGGATCGGGCGCTGGGGCTGCCGCCGTTGAACACGACGCTGGCGCGGCGGATGATGGAGCGGACGAAAATCTACCGCGCCTTGCGGGGTGTTCGCGGGCGGGCGTCGGTTGATTTGTCTGCGCTGGAGCAGATCATGGTGCGTTTTAGCCAGTTGGTGGCGGAGCAGGCGCTTATCAAGGAGATCGACATTAACCCGTTGCTGGCGTCGCCGGAGCAAATTCTGGCGCTGGATGCGCGGGTGGTGTTGTATCCGTCAGAGGTGACGGAGCCGCCGCAATTGGCGATTCGCCCCTATCCGACACAGTATATTCAGCCGTGGACGCTACGGGATGGCACGGCGGTGAATATCCGTCCTATCCGCCCGGAGGATGAGCCGCTGATGGGGCAGTTCCACCAGGGGCTGTCGGCGCAGAGTGTGTTTATGCGGTATTTCCATACGTTGGATTTGAGCCAGCGGGTGGCGCACGAGCGGCTGACGCGGATTTGCTTTATTGATTATGATCGGGAGATGGCGTTGGTGGCGACGTTGCGGGATGCGCACACGGGTGAGCGACGGGTTATCGCGGCGGGTCGGTTGAGCAAAATTGCCGGCACTGCCGATGCCGAATTTGCCATGCTCATCCACGACGACTACCAGCGCCAGGGCGTGGGCACGGAACTGCTGCGCCGCCTGCTGGACGTCGCCCGCGACGAAGGGTTGCAGCGCGTACTGGCCTACATGCTGCCCGAAAACGTCGGCATGAAGCGCGTTTGTCAGCGGTTGGGCTTCCGTTTCCATTTCAACGACGGTGTCCTGGAAGCCATCCTCACCCTGTGA
- the pyrB gene encoding aspartate carbamoyltransferase — MIGWDILSVDQFDKARLNFVFARAREMREMVQRAGAADLLKGYVLACLFYEPSTRTSASFIAAMERLGGSVIPITQGVQFSSVSKGETLVDTIRTLEQYADVIVLRHPEIGSAQVAADYAHVPVLNAGDGAGEHPTQALLDLFTIHEELGRIDGLKVAMVGDLRYGRTVHSLTKLLLQYDVSLRFVSPEILRMPLNIMNRVIDAGIPARETHDVADVIENADVLYVTRVQKERFNDLAQYEEVKDMYEITPELMRRAKEKMVVMHPLPRVGEIHYAVDNDPRAAYFRQVQNGMFIRMALLAAVLGKA; from the coding sequence ATGATCGGCTGGGACATCCTTTCCGTGGACCAATTCGACAAGGCGCGCCTGAACTTCGTCTTTGCCCGCGCCCGCGAAATGCGCGAAATGGTCCAGCGCGCGGGCGCGGCGGATTTGCTCAAAGGCTACGTCCTTGCCTGCCTCTTCTACGAACCCAGCACACGCACCAGCGCCTCCTTCATCGCCGCCATGGAGCGATTGGGCGGCAGCGTCATCCCCATCACGCAGGGCGTGCAGTTCAGTTCCGTGAGTAAAGGGGAAACGCTGGTGGACACGATTCGCACGCTGGAGCAGTATGCGGACGTGATTGTCCTGCGCCACCCGGAAATCGGCTCCGCGCAGGTGGCCGCCGACTACGCCCATGTGCCGGTGTTGAACGCGGGCGATGGCGCGGGGGAGCATCCCACGCAGGCGCTGCTGGACCTGTTCACGATCCACGAGGAGTTGGGGCGTATTGATGGGCTGAAGGTGGCCATGGTGGGGGATCTACGCTATGGACGCACGGTGCATTCGCTGACAAAACTGCTGCTGCAATATGACGTCAGCCTGCGTTTTGTCTCCCCGGAGATTTTGCGAATGCCGTTGAACATCATGAATCGGGTGATAGATGCCGGCATTCCCGCCCGCGAAACCCACGACGTTGCCGACGTCATCGAAAACGCCGACGTCCTCTACGTCACCCGCGTGCAAAAAGAACGCTTCAACGACCTGGCTCAATACGAAGAAGTGAAAGATATGTACGAAATCACCCCCGAACTGATGCGGCGGGCCAAAGAGAAAATGGTCGTCATGCACCCCCTGCCGCGCGTGGGCGAAATCCACTACGCCGTAGATAACGACCCCCGCGCCGCCTACTTTCGCCAGGTGCAAAACGGTATGTTCATCCGCATGGCCCTGTTGGCCGCCGTCCTGGGCAAAGCATAA
- a CDS encoding amidohydrolase family protein, with translation MSDLILPGLIDVHTHLRVPGGEHKEDFATGTAAALAGGVTMILGMPNTSPPLSTPATLAATRETAARTIRCDVGLFAGASPAEVAQLAACAPHAVALKVYLNDTFGPLRVDDVPTLRACFRDWPRGKLIAMHAEKQSVAVGIGLAAAYQRPVHFCHVSRREEIELIADAKMAGLPVTCEVTPHHLFLDAAAFDRLGPLADMRPVLGTPDDVAALWAHLGETVDCIATDHAPHTLAEKQLPQPPPGVAGLETSLPLMLTAVHEGRLTLARLIDLMHTNPRRIFALPPQRDTWVEVDAEASWVIQDEMMYSKCGWTPFAGIPVKGKVRRVILRNQLAFEDGLVLAPPGSGQLLPQTTNGKPNTNN, from the coding sequence ATGTCTGACCTGATTTTACCTGGCTTGATTGATGTTCACACGCATTTGCGCGTGCCCGGTGGGGAACACAAGGAGGATTTTGCCACCGGCACGGCGGCGGCGCTGGCCGGCGGCGTGACCATGATCCTGGGAATGCCGAACACATCCCCGCCCCTTTCCACGCCCGCGACGCTGGCGGCGACGCGCGAAACGGCGGCGCGGACGATTCGCTGCGACGTGGGATTGTTCGCCGGAGCCAGCCCGGCGGAAGTGGCGCAGCTTGCCGCGTGCGCTCCCCATGCGGTGGCGTTGAAAGTCTATCTCAATGACACATTTGGCCCGCTGCGCGTGGATGACGTGCCTACGCTGCGCGCCTGTTTCCGCGATTGGCCGCGGGGGAAGCTGATCGCCATGCACGCGGAGAAGCAGAGCGTGGCCGTGGGCATTGGCCTGGCCGCCGCCTACCAGCGCCCGGTACATTTCTGCCACGTTAGCCGCCGCGAGGAGATTGAGTTGATCGCGGATGCGAAGATGGCCGGATTGCCTGTCACCTGCGAGGTGACGCCGCATCATTTGTTCCTGGATGCGGCCGCGTTTGACCGGCTGGGGCCGCTGGCGGACATGCGCCCCGTGTTGGGAACGCCGGATGACGTGGCGGCGTTGTGGGCGCACCTGGGGGAGACGGTGGATTGTATTGCTACGGACCACGCGCCACACACGCTGGCGGAAAAACAACTGCCACAGCCGCCGCCGGGCGTGGCCGGGTTGGAAACGTCGCTGCCGCTGATGCTGACGGCGGTGCATGAGGGGCGGCTGACGCTGGCGCGGTTGATTGATTTGATGCACACGAATCCGCGCCGCATTTTTGCGTTGCCGCCGCAACGCGATACCTGGGTGGAGGTGGACGCGGAGGCTTCGTGGGTGATCCAGGATGAGATGATGTATTCGAAGTGTGGCTGGACGCCTTTTGCCGGCATTCCCGTCAAAGGAAAAGTGCGCCGTGTCATCCTGCGTAACCAGCTTGCCTTCGAAGACGGCCTTGTCCTGGCCCCGCCGGGCAGCGGCCAACTTCTCCCGCAAACCACCAACGGAAAACCGAACACCAACAACTGA
- a CDS encoding response regulator transcription factor, with protein MQAIVVADNQEDRDFLNFVLRHAGVAVATTAALQPVTATLAERPVDLVLLSLPESGRLLPDIEALRLVTQVPVVALMGMLTEELHCALLDAGVDLVLPRPFSARVLSRYVRILLRRSRTVPASVLPRFETDTILLDPTTRTVTVSGCDPQRLTQLEFRLFYLLVSNQNQVLPADMIVERVWGYSGQGNRELVRGLIRRLRRKIETPSASQRFIQNIPGVGYRFSTDAPADS; from the coding sequence ATGCAGGCCATCGTGGTAGCCGATAATCAGGAAGACCGAGACTTTTTGAATTTTGTTTTGCGGCACGCGGGGGTGGCCGTGGCGACGACGGCGGCGCTGCAGCCGGTGACGGCGACGTTGGCGGAGCGTCCGGTGGACCTGGTGCTGCTGTCGCTGCCGGAAAGTGGGCGCCTGCTGCCGGATATTGAGGCGCTGCGCCTGGTGACGCAGGTCCCGGTGGTGGCGTTGATGGGGATGCTGACGGAGGAGTTGCATTGCGCGTTGCTGGATGCGGGGGTGGACCTGGTGTTGCCGCGCCCATTTTCGGCACGGGTACTCAGCCGGTATGTGCGAATTTTGCTGCGGCGGTCAAGAACAGTGCCGGCATCCGTCCTCCCCCGCTTTGAAACAGACACCATCCTCCTCGACCCCACCACCCGCACCGTCACCGTCAGCGGCTGCGACCCCCAGCGCCTCACCCAACTTGAATTCCGCCTCTTCTATCTCCTGGTCAGCAACCAGAACCAGGTGCTTCCCGCGGACATGATCGTTGAGCGTGTCTGGGGCTACAGCGGGCAGGGCAACCGCGAACTGGTGCGCGGCCTGATTCGTCGCCTACGGCGCAAAATCGAAACCCCATCGGCGTCGCAACGCTTCATCCAAAACATCCCCGGTGTCGGCTACCGCTTCTCCACGGACGCCCCCGCCGACTCCTGA
- a CDS encoding GNAT family N-acetyltransferase, producing MDVARDFAAEANRRDLPVRLVAFVDEALAGTIVLRERAMEALPAYTPGLGGLFVAEPFRRRGVGTALIAAGMNLVRERGDGCVYAGTITARNLLKKSGWELVGWKVIGPIPHEQEHLALYRWR from the coding sequence GTGGATGTGGCGCGGGATTTTGCCGCTGAAGCGAATCGGCGCGACTTGCCGGTGCGGCTGGTGGCTTTTGTGGATGAGGCGCTGGCGGGTACGATTGTGCTGCGTGAGCGCGCGATGGAGGCGCTGCCGGCATATACGCCCGGTCTTGGTGGGTTGTTTGTCGCGGAGCCGTTCCGTCGCCGGGGTGTGGGGACGGCGTTGATTGCGGCGGGTATGAATTTGGTTCGGGAACGGGGGGATGGGTGCGTTTATGCCGGCACAATCACCGCCCGCAACCTCCTGAAAAAGTCAGGTTGGGAGCTGGTTGGCTGGAAGGTGATCGGGCCAATCCCGCACGAGCAAGAGCATCTGGCGCTCTATCGCTGGCGTTGA